The Polyodon spathula isolate WHYD16114869_AA chromosome 13, ASM1765450v1, whole genome shotgun sequence genome includes a region encoding these proteins:
- the LOC121326275 gene encoding mixed lineage kinase domain-like protein, giving the protein MDFIEPILGIAQELYSLCSKVKANRSRCRRLASRVQALMGTVKTIQTQGPEGQPAAVRRGLRELKGTLESAREMVKKYCFMNKVQRFIGGHGLSEDFNLLNERLNDAVNDLSLALHSDEKERLQKIFRVLTRAQEDREDSEQDRRDMETLLSQQLKINEKVETVSEAVDSTLEDVREIKSILKSMKEQSPQLPDIREIKIEELKYNSKPFMKTNNSEMYKGEYNKFTVAIKRFTYQMSTSADEVRRVFKKEVETMRRFESPNILRMYGICVLNENSPVPDFLIVMEFCKHGSLRQVLDGKRELSWQTRIQMCLDAAQGLYRLHQSEEQFKVHGCINSIKFLVDSGFRVKLGGFELAKTETSLRKNKDKKSHALCYCSPQQLDSINHQYDKACEVYSFGIVLWEVATRKIPFEGLTPKQIHQQVCIEKYKEPLPQDCPPELAKVIDACRSFDPFQRPTAGALVDDLRKTVEDDCSPIL; this is encoded by the exons ATGGATTTCATTGAGCCAATCCTAGGCATCGCTCAGGAGCTGTATTCGCTCTGCTCTAAGGTGAAGGCTAACCGCAGTCGCTGCAGGCGGCTGGCATCCCGGGTCCAGGCTCTGATGGGCACAGTGAAGACTATCCAGACTCAGGGGCCCGAGGGCCAGCCGGCAGCGGTGCGCAGGGGCCTGCGGGAGCTGAAAGGAACCCTGGAGTCGGCGCGAGAGATGGTGAAGAAGTACTGCTTCATGAATAAAGTGCAGAGGTTCATTGGGGGGCACGGCCTGAGTGAAGACTTTAACCTGCTGAACGAGCGGCTGAATGATGCCGTCAACGACCTCTCGCTCGCCCTGCACTCCGACGAGAAGGAGCGGCTCCAGAAGATCTTCAGAGTGCTGACCCGGGCACAAGAGGACAGGGAAGACAGTGAGCAGGACAGGAGGGACATGGAGACAC TACTCTCTCAGCAGCTAAAGATAAATGAGAAGGTGGAGACTGTGAGTGAGGCTGTGGACTCCACCTTGGAGGATGTGAGGGAAATCAAGAGCATCCTGAAGTCCA tgAAGGAGCAGAGTCCCCAGCTGCCAGACATCAGGGAGATCAAGATTGAGGAGCTAAAGTACAACAGCAAGCCCTTTATGAAAACCAACAACTCAGAGATGTACAAGGGAGAATACAACAAGTTCACTGTCGCCATCAAAAGATTCACCTACCAAATGAGCACTAGCGCAGA TGAGGTCCGGAGAGTTTTCAAAAAGGAGGTCGAAACAATGAGACGATTCGAGTCCCCTAACATTCTGAGGATGTATGGAATTTGTGTTCTGAACGAGAATA GCCCTGTCCCAGATTTCCTGATCGTGATGGAGTTCTGTAAGCACGGCAGTCTGCGGCAGGTTCTGGACGGGAAGCGGGAGCTGTCGTGGCAGACAAGGATACAGATGTGCCTGGACGCGGCCCAGGGGCTGTACAG actgcATCAATCAGAGGAGCAGTTTAAAGTCCATGGCTGTATTAACAGCATCAAGTTCCTTGTTGATTCTGGGTTCAGGGTGAAG CTGGGAGGGTTTGAGCTGGCAAAGACCGAGACCTCTCTGAGGAAGAACAAAGACAAGAAGAGCCATGCGTTGTGCTACTGCTCCCCCCAGCAGCTGGATAGCATCAACCATCAATATGACAAAGCCTGCGAGGTCTACAG TTTTGGTATTGTCCTGTGGGAAGTGGCCACCAGGAAGATCCCTTTCGAAG GCTTGACACCCAAACAGATTCATCAGCAGGTCTGTATAGAGAAGTACAAAGAGCCCCTCCCCCAGGACTGCCCCCCTGAACTGGCCAAGGTGATTGACGCCTGCCGCTCTTTCGACCCCTTCCAGCGGCCCACTGCGGGAG CGCTGGTGGATGATTTACGGAAGACTGTGGAGGATGATTGCTCCCCCATATTATAG